A region of Gemmatimonadaceae bacterium DNA encodes the following proteins:
- a CDS encoding DUF1592 domain-containing protein: protein MKVLLAWSGITATVATLVSTPVIGHSRATPPATAGDRIPLPTFLASPITPSAEKVAPGHTRTGSKTRFGTRGIAMAALDSTISRYCGSCHNPTMKRGNLSLRGFGIDSSARHLDVAEKMIRKLRADMMPPPGSKRPGGDTLIALVETLENTVDALPTNPGTRTFQRLNRAEYQHVVKDLFGLEVDAGNWLPLDQKSANFDNVSDVQALSPTLLEGYMNAAAGVVRMAIGDRKAIDAQTTYKPSIFVSQHPWDHVEGTPYGTRGGMVVKHIFPADGTYEIRVNVGGGMGGRPVEDVDVSIDGKRIAMLAYDKGISRNNESADLPLGADYIRTGPIQIPAGQHTVSVAFVRRAEGPYEDLIKPHEWSRASGGTASAGTTEPTYLFDFTIAGPSKITGMSMSPSRQRIFTCAPTAKVAQRACAETILSRFATRAYRRPLTAEDRADLMKFYDKAATADNPNAFEDGVRLGLQAVLASPYFIFRFEKTPASVAEGQDYKIDDLELATRLSFFLWSTIPDERLLTLAKNRTLHTPAVYQAEVKRMLADPRAEALATRFAAQWLRLQDLEKVHPDAFIFPDFDQSIANAMYKETELFFNDIVRNNKSVLTVFTAESTFVNEKLARHYGIPNVTGDYFRKVAYIDDQRRGVLGHGSVLVQTSLGNRTSPVLRGKWVMEVLLGAPPPPPPPNVPDLEQTNGAKEGRQLTTRERMEAHRSNPTCKSCHQFIDPIGLALDNFDVTGRMRYRENGAMLDTRGQLYDGTALNTPADLSKALLKRPLPLMRNFTENLMTYALGRRVEDSDMATVRAIVRDAGKQNYKFSAFVTGIVTSKAFTSRRAEPAVADDSK, encoded by the coding sequence ATGAAGGTTCTGCTCGCGTGGTCCGGTATCACCGCAACCGTGGCGACACTCGTGTCGACACCGGTGATCGGACATTCCCGTGCGACACCGCCGGCAACGGCCGGTGATCGTATCCCGCTACCGACGTTCCTCGCGTCGCCCATCACGCCGTCCGCCGAAAAGGTCGCGCCAGGCCACACGCGCACCGGCTCCAAGACGCGCTTCGGCACGCGCGGTATCGCGATGGCGGCGCTCGATTCCACGATCAGCCGCTACTGCGGCTCGTGCCACAATCCCACCATGAAGCGCGGCAATCTGAGCCTGCGCGGGTTCGGGATCGATTCGAGTGCGCGTCATCTCGACGTGGCCGAGAAGATGATCCGCAAGCTGCGCGCCGACATGATGCCGCCGCCGGGCTCGAAGCGCCCGGGCGGGGACACGCTGATCGCGCTGGTGGAGACGCTCGAGAACACGGTGGACGCGCTCCCGACCAATCCGGGGACGCGCACCTTCCAGCGCCTCAACCGCGCCGAGTACCAGCACGTGGTGAAGGATCTGTTCGGGCTCGAGGTCGACGCCGGCAACTGGCTGCCGCTCGACCAGAAGAGCGCGAACTTCGACAACGTCTCCGACGTGCAGGCGCTCTCGCCGACGCTCCTCGAAGGCTACATGAATGCGGCCGCCGGCGTGGTGCGCATGGCGATCGGCGATCGCAAGGCGATCGACGCCCAGACGACGTACAAGCCGTCGATCTTCGTGTCGCAGCATCCGTGGGATCATGTCGAGGGCACGCCCTACGGCACGCGCGGCGGCATGGTGGTGAAGCACATCTTCCCCGCCGACGGGACGTACGAAATCCGCGTCAACGTGGGTGGTGGCATGGGCGGGCGCCCGGTGGAAGACGTGGACGTCTCCATCGACGGCAAGCGCATCGCGATGCTCGCGTATGACAAGGGCATCTCGCGCAACAACGAATCGGCCGACCTGCCGCTGGGCGCCGACTACATCCGCACCGGGCCGATCCAGATTCCGGCCGGCCAGCACACGGTGTCGGTGGCCTTCGTGCGCCGCGCCGAAGGGCCGTACGAGGATCTGATCAAGCCGCATGAGTGGTCGCGCGCCTCGGGCGGCACGGCCTCGGCGGGCACGACCGAACCGACCTACCTCTTCGACTTCACGATCGCCGGCCCGAGCAAGATCACCGGCATGAGCATGTCGCCGTCGCGGCAGCGCATCTTCACCTGCGCGCCCACGGCGAAGGTGGCGCAGCGCGCCTGCGCCGAAACGATCCTCAGCCGCTTTGCGACGCGCGCCTATCGCCGCCCGCTCACGGCCGAGGATCGCGCCGACCTCATGAAGTTCTATGACAAGGCCGCCACCGCCGACAACCCGAACGCGTTCGAAGATGGCGTGCGCCTCGGGCTGCAGGCGGTGCTCGCCAGCCCGTACTTCATCTTCCGCTTCGAGAAGACGCCGGCGTCGGTCGCCGAAGGGCAGGACTACAAGATCGACGATCTGGAGCTGGCGACGCGCCTGTCGTTCTTCCTCTGGAGCACGATCCCCGACGAGCGCCTGCTGACGCTCGCCAAGAACCGCACGCTCCACACGCCAGCGGTCTACCAGGCGGAAGTGAAGCGCATGCTGGCCGATCCGCGGGCCGAGGCGCTGGCGACGCGCTTCGCGGCGCAGTGGCTCCGCCTGCAGGACCTCGAGAAGGTCCACCCGGACGCGTTCATCTTCCCCGACTTTGATCAGTCGATCGCCAACGCGATGTACAAGGAGACGGAGCTCTTCTTCAACGACATCGTGCGGAACAACAAGAGCGTGCTCACGGTCTTCACGGCCGAGTCCACGTTCGTGAACGAAAAGCTCGCGCGGCACTACGGCATCCCGAATGTGACCGGCGACTACTTCCGCAAGGTCGCCTACATCGACGACCAGCGCCGCGGCGTGCTCGGCCACGGCAGCGTGCTGGTGCAGACGTCGCTCGGCAACCGCACGAGCCCGGTGCTCCGCGGCAAGTGGGTGATGGAAGTGCTCCTCGGAGCCCCGCCGCCACCGCCGCCCCCCAATGTGCCCGACCTCGAGCAGACGAACGGCGCGAAGGAAGGGCGCCAGCTCACCACGCGTGAGCGCATGGAAGCCCACCGCTCGAACCCGACGTGCAAGTCGTGCCACCAGTTCATCGATCCGATCGGGCTCGCGCTCGACAACTTCGACGTGACCGGGCGCATGCGCTATCGCGAGAACGGCGCGATGCTCGACACGCGGGGCCAGCTGTACGACGGCACGGCGCTCAACACGCCGGCGGATCTCTCGAAGGCGCTGCTCAAGCGGCCGCTGCCGCTCATGCGGAACTTCACCGAGAACCTCATGACGTACGCCCTCGGGCGTCGCGTCGAGGACAGCGACATGGCGACGGTCCGCGCCATCGTGCGCGACGCCGGCAAGCAGAACTACAAGTTCTCCGCGTTCGTGACGGGCATCGTCACGAGCAAGGCCTTCACCTCACGGCGCGCCGAACCCGCGGTCGCCGACGACTCCAAGTAA
- a CDS encoding GxxExxY protein encodes MLTDTDITGVIIEEAIRLHRHIGPGAFERVYAECLTHALRDRGLDPQRELVLPVEYRGIRVELGYRVDLLVNDRVIVEIKCSELHHPVYTKQLLTYLRLSNKRTGLLLNFGMERLTDGIHRVMNGWQ; translated from the coding sequence ATGCTCACAGATACCGACATCACCGGCGTGATCATTGAGGAGGCGATCCGGCTGCACCGGCATATCGGACCAGGGGCATTCGAGCGAGTGTACGCCGAGTGCCTGACCCATGCACTGCGCGATCGGGGACTCGACCCGCAACGGGAACTGGTGCTCCCTGTAGAGTATCGAGGAATTCGCGTGGAGCTCGGCTACCGAGTCGACCTCCTCGTGAATGACCGGGTGATAGTCGAGATCAAGTGCTCCGAACTGCATCATCCGGTTTATACCAAACAATTGCTCACCTACCTCAGACTCTCGAACAAGCGTACGGGCCTCCTCCTAAATTTCGGCATGGAACGTCTCACCGACGGCATTCACCGAGTGATGAACGGATGGCAATAG
- a CDS encoding ankyrin repeat domain-containing protein gives MTHRVFATRLSMALALGAGLATPLAAQNNAGNAADAKKSVRVSTPRESRATPAIADAAQRGDLAEVRALLTKYDVNAPLGDGMTALHWAAERGDVAMTMALLRAGAKPVGTTVNGGYTPLHVAARSGSGEIVKALLAAGANPNAVTTTGATAMHLAAEAGNAEAIKALVAKKADVNAKETSWGQTPLMFAASADRPAAVKALLAAGADVKARTRTVSLTEELARTQAAAKKRNEVLWGFLPEATRDSIKKAEAKKAADARAALGGAGGRGGFAGGGRGGPPGGAGAPGAPGAARGGDSTRIAAAAAPDTAFKVPNLPDKFFTPAQVAEAVLAGRKMYTADKVGAATQEVPADTTNGFQFGLEATVGSMGGLTALHHAVRQGNIEAALALVDGGADINAPMLSDSTTPLLMAAVNGQYDMAMALIKKGANPKLMSTAGLTPLYAVLNTYWHPKSRYPQPQDWQVQKTSYLEVMDALIKAGADVNVPLKKNLWFFGYSNCGNANCGLEMLDGTTPFWRAAYAVDLDAMKLLKAAGAIDTMPSRPPARRARPGAGAPGGPDSFNPNPDAAAQAAPVGVGTYPIHSAAGVGYGNGFAGNAHRHAPDGWMPVMKYLVEELHHDVNKRDAGGFTPLHHAAARGDNEMILYLVSKGADPKAVARNGQTTVDMANGPVQRLRPFPETIQLLEKMGAKNNHKCVGC, from the coding sequence ATGACGCACCGTGTCTTTGCCACCCGGTTGTCGATGGCCCTCGCGCTTGGCGCGGGGCTGGCGACGCCGTTGGCGGCGCAGAACAACGCGGGCAACGCCGCCGACGCGAAAAAGTCGGTGCGTGTGAGCACGCCGCGCGAGTCGCGCGCCACGCCGGCGATCGCCGATGCGGCGCAGCGCGGCGATCTCGCCGAAGTGCGCGCGCTGCTCACCAAGTATGACGTGAATGCCCCGCTGGGCGACGGCATGACGGCGCTGCACTGGGCCGCCGAGCGTGGTGATGTCGCGATGACGATGGCGCTGCTGCGTGCCGGTGCGAAGCCGGTGGGCACGACGGTGAATGGCGGCTACACGCCGCTCCACGTAGCCGCGCGCAGTGGCTCCGGAGAGATCGTGAAGGCCCTCCTGGCCGCTGGCGCCAATCCGAATGCGGTGACCACGACCGGGGCGACGGCGATGCACCTGGCGGCGGAAGCCGGCAACGCCGAGGCCATCAAGGCGCTCGTGGCCAAGAAGGCCGATGTGAACGCGAAGGAAACGAGCTGGGGGCAGACGCCGCTGATGTTTGCGGCGTCGGCCGATCGCCCGGCGGCGGTGAAGGCGCTGCTCGCGGCTGGCGCGGATGTGAAGGCCCGCACGCGCACGGTGAGCCTTACCGAAGAACTCGCGCGCACGCAGGCGGCGGCGAAGAAGCGCAATGAAGTGCTCTGGGGCTTCCTCCCCGAAGCCACGCGCGACTCGATCAAGAAGGCGGAAGCGAAGAAGGCGGCCGACGCCCGGGCGGCGCTCGGCGGCGCCGGCGGTCGTGGCGGCTTTGCGGGTGGTGGGCGTGGTGGCCCGCCGGGTGGGGCCGGTGCGCCGGGCGCTCCGGGTGCGGCGCGTGGTGGTGATTCCACGCGCATCGCTGCGGCGGCGGCGCCGGACACGGCGTTCAAGGTGCCGAACCTCCCCGACAAGTTCTTCACGCCGGCGCAGGTTGCCGAAGCGGTGCTCGCCGGTCGCAAGATGTACACGGCCGACAAGGTCGGCGCGGCCACGCAGGAAGTGCCGGCCGATACGACCAACGGCTTCCAGTTCGGTCTGGAAGCGACCGTCGGCTCGATGGGTGGCCTGACGGCGCTGCATCACGCGGTGCGGCAGGGGAATATCGAAGCGGCGCTGGCGCTGGTGGACGGCGGGGCCGACATCAACGCCCCCATGCTCTCCGACAGCACGACGCCGCTGCTGATGGCGGCGGTCAACGGCCAGTACGACATGGCGATGGCGCTCATCAAGAAGGGCGCGAATCCGAAGCTCATGTCCACCGCCGGGCTGACGCCGCTGTACGCCGTGCTCAACACGTACTGGCACCCGAAGTCGCGCTATCCGCAGCCGCAGGATTGGCAGGTCCAGAAGACCAGCTACCTCGAGGTCATGGATGCGCTGATCAAGGCGGGCGCTGATGTGAACGTGCCGCTCAAGAAGAACCTCTGGTTCTTTGGCTACAGCAACTGCGGCAACGCGAACTGCGGGCTCGAGATGCTCGATGGGACGACGCCGTTCTGGCGCGCGGCGTATGCCGTGGACCTCGACGCGATGAAGCTCCTCAAGGCCGCGGGCGCGATCGACACGATGCCCAGCCGTCCCCCCGCGCGTCGTGCGCGTCCGGGTGCCGGTGCGCCGGGCGGTCCGGATTCGTTCAACCCGAACCCCGACGCGGCCGCGCAGGCGGCGCCGGTGGGTGTGGGCACCTATCCGATTCACTCGGCGGCCGGCGTGGGCTACGGCAACGGCTTCGCGGGGAACGCGCACCGTCATGCGCCCGATGGCTGGATGCCGGTGATGAAGTATCTCGTGGAAGAGCTCCATCACGACGTGAACAAGCGCGACGCCGGTGGCTTCACGCCGCTGCATCACGCCGCCGCGCGTGGCGACAACGAGATGATCCTCTATCTCGTGAGCAAGGGCGCCGATCCGAAGGCGGTCGCGCGCAACGGCCAGACCACGGTCGACATGGCCAACGGTCCCGTGCAGCGCCTGCGTCCGTTCCCGGAGACGATCCAGCTGCTGGAGAAAATGGGCGCGAAGAACAACCATAAGTGCGTGGGATGCTAA
- a CDS encoding DUF1552 domain-containing protein: MNLLTQKALHRRTFLKGMSAAIALPYLDAMVPAGKLFGSSASWAATSRQRFVAIESVHGAAGSNAWGASKYLWAPEGVGRSFQLNPEGALAPLDAWRKYLTIVSNTDCRMAEPFDAPEIGGDHFRSSAVFLTQAHPKQTQGSDLYAGTSLDQLIARKIGQDTPMPSLQLCIENLDQAGGCTYNYSCAYTDTISWASPNDPLPMIRNPRAAFDLLFGAGADNKDRASRRKENGSILDWVVGEMSTLKTQLGPTDRRRVDQYLTNVRELERRIQAIEAKNTSGEERLIPEAPAGVPDSFEEHVKLMFDIQVLALQADMTRVVSFKTGRDASSRTFPESGTNKGFHPASHHGGREAAVLEFNMINKYHVSMLPYFLQRLQETKDADGNLLDNTTIIYGSPMADGNIHNHRRCPLIVLGGNTAIHAGNMHLKAPDGTPMADAMLSLLHSFGVDTPSFGDSVQPFTLSTTV; this comes from the coding sequence ATGAATTTGCTGACCCAGAAGGCCCTGCATCGGCGCACGTTTCTGAAGGGGATGAGCGCGGCGATCGCGCTCCCGTATCTCGATGCCATGGTGCCGGCCGGCAAGCTGTTCGGGTCGTCGGCGTCGTGGGCGGCGACGAGCCGTCAGCGCTTTGTGGCGATCGAGTCGGTGCACGGCGCCGCCGGCAGCAATGCGTGGGGCGCCTCCAAGTACCTGTGGGCGCCGGAAGGCGTGGGCCGCAGCTTCCAGCTCAACCCGGAAGGCGCGCTCGCGCCGCTCGACGCGTGGCGGAAGTACCTCACGATCGTGAGCAACACCGACTGCCGCATGGCCGAGCCGTTCGACGCGCCGGAGATCGGCGGCGACCACTTCCGCTCGAGCGCGGTGTTCCTCACGCAGGCGCACCCGAAGCAGACGCAGGGCTCGGACCTTTACGCCGGCACGTCGCTCGATCAGCTCATCGCGCGCAAGATCGGCCAGGACACGCCGATGCCGTCGCTGCAGCTCTGCATCGAGAATCTCGACCAGGCCGGCGGCTGCACGTACAACTACTCCTGCGCCTACACCGACACGATCAGCTGGGCGTCGCCCAATGATCCGCTGCCGATGATCCGCAATCCGCGCGCGGCGTTCGATCTGCTCTTCGGCGCCGGTGCCGACAACAAGGACCGCGCGTCGCGCCGCAAGGAAAACGGCTCGATCCTCGACTGGGTCGTGGGCGAGATGTCCACGCTCAAGACGCAGCTCGGGCCGACCGACCGGCGCCGCGTCGATCAGTATCTCACGAACGTGCGCGAACTCGAGCGCCGCATCCAGGCGATCGAAGCCAAGAACACGAGCGGCGAAGAGCGGCTCATCCCGGAAGCGCCCGCGGGCGTGCCGGACAGCTTTGAAGAGCATGTGAAGCTGATGTTCGACATCCAGGTGCTCGCGCTGCAGGCGGACATGACGCGCGTGGTCAGCTTCAAGACCGGCCGCGATGCCTCGAGCCGCACGTTCCCGGAGTCGGGCACGAACAAGGGCTTCCACCCGGCGTCGCACCATGGCGGACGCGAGGCGGCGGTGCTCGAGTTCAACATGATCAACAAGTACCACGTGTCGATGCTGCCGTACTTCCTGCAGCGCCTGCAGGAAACGAAGGATGCCGATGGCAACCTGCTCGACAACACGACGATCATCTACGGCTCGCCGATGGCCGACGGCAACATCCACAACCATCGCCGCTGCCCGCTCATCGTGCTCGGCGGCAACACGGCCATTCACGCCGGCAACATGCACCTGAAGGCGCCGGACGGCACGCCGATGGCTGATGCGATGCTCTCGCTGCTGCACAGCTTTGGCGTGGACACGCCGAGCTTCGGTGACAGTGTTCAGCCGTTCACTCTCTCGACCACCGTCTGA
- a CDS encoding creatininase family protein produces MRRLPQHLLATTLLAGLVSLAPAAHAQGGGAPPDPRNRGGGNCAQNAYNCVDAVNPLPAPNTVWMEEMTWMDVRDAIKAGKTTVIIATGGMEPNGPWLATGKHNYVLHANCEAIGRKLGNALCAPIVKFVPEGRIDPPTSHMVSPGTISMREETFRAMLMDIGMSLKQHGFQNIIYIGDSGGNQAGQRWVADSLTKIWQGSPVIAHIQEYYDYAGAAAYMKDHGIVDGASDNLHDDAIISLNMFMDDPKSIRYEERVKIGKASINGVNIADKKKNTELGKQIIAFRAQVAVDAINKAIANKGTLPAPAGRGRGGPGSF; encoded by the coding sequence ATGCGTCGACTACCGCAGCACCTGCTCGCGACCACCCTGCTGGCTGGCCTCGTTTCGCTCGCGCCGGCCGCTCACGCCCAGGGCGGCGGTGCGCCCCCCGATCCACGTAACCGCGGTGGCGGCAACTGCGCCCAGAATGCGTACAACTGCGTGGACGCCGTCAATCCGCTCCCCGCACCGAACACGGTGTGGATGGAAGAGATGACGTGGATGGATGTGCGCGACGCCATCAAGGCCGGCAAGACCACGGTCATCATCGCCACCGGCGGCATGGAGCCCAACGGCCCGTGGCTCGCCACCGGCAAGCACAACTACGTGCTGCACGCCAACTGCGAAGCCATTGGCCGCAAGCTCGGCAACGCGTTGTGCGCGCCGATCGTGAAGTTCGTGCCCGAAGGGCGTATCGATCCGCCCACGAGCCACATGGTCAGCCCGGGCACGATCTCGATGCGCGAGGAGACGTTCCGCGCGATGCTGATGGATATCGGGATGAGCCTCAAGCAGCATGGCTTCCAGAACATCATCTACATCGGCGACAGCGGCGGCAATCAGGCCGGCCAGCGCTGGGTCGCCGACTCGCTCACGAAGATCTGGCAGGGCTCGCCGGTCATCGCACACATCCAGGAGTACTACGACTACGCCGGCGCCGCGGCGTACATGAAAGACCACGGCATCGTGGATGGGGCGTCGGACAACCTGCACGACGACGCGATCATCTCGCTCAACATGTTCATGGATGATCCGAAGAGCATCCGCTACGAGGAGCGCGTGAAGATCGGCAAGGCGTCGATCAACGGCGTGAACATTGCCGATAAGAAGAAGAACACCGAGCTCGGCAAGCAGATCATCGCCTTCCGCGCGCAGGTGGCGGTGGATGCGATCAACAAGGCGATCGCGAACAAAGGCACGCTGCCCGCGCCCGCCGGGCGTGGGCGCGGAGGGCCGGGGTCGTTCTAA